In Streptococcus porcinus, the genomic window CTGGTATTAAACGAGACCAAAATTTAGACTATACCTGTGGTATCTTCGAAGAAGATGGTACATTGATTGCTACCGGAAGCCTCTTTGCTAATAGTCTTCGCTGCTTTGCCATCTGTAAACGTTATAGCGGATCTGCCTTACTTAATACTCTAGTCACCCACTTAATTAATATTCAATTTGAACGAGGTAATACTCATCTCTTTGTCTACACCAAACCAGATACTAGTAAATTCTTCAAAGACCTAGGTTTTTATACTATTACCGAGATTCCTAATATGGTCACTTTTATGGAAAATCGCAAATCTGGCTTTGCCGATTACCTCAAAAAACTAAAAAAAGAAAGTGGTCCTAGCAAAGAAAGCGCAGCCATTGTTATGAATGCTAACCCCTTTACTTTAGGTCATCTGTACTTGGCGGAAAAAGCTTGCGCAGAGAATAAGCACGTTCATCTGTTCATGGTCAGTGAGGATAGTAGCCTCATCCCATTTGCCGTTCGCAAAGAATTAATTATGGCTGGAACCGCACATTTAGATAATCTTTTCTATCATGAAACTGGACCTTACATCATCAGTCAGGCCACTTTCCCAAGTTATTTTCAAAAAGATCAAGAAAATGTCATTATCAGTCAGGCAAAACTGGATATAAATATTTTTGTAGCAATTGCTCAAGAATTGGGTATCACAAGGAGGTATGTTGGTGAAGAACCAACCAGTTTTGTTACCAATCTTTACAATGAGACCATGCAAAAACAGCTTCCCAAAAACGATATAACTTACATCATGACTCCTCGCAAGGAAATAAATGGCCAAACTATCAGTGCCTCAACTGTTCGTCAACTTATCAAGAATGGTGACATAGAATTCGTTAGAAATTTTGTGCCTA contains:
- the citC gene encoding [citrate (pro-3S)-lyase] ligase; this encodes MSIFTVSEIFPSDKLNQNKVTQLLEDAGIKRDQNLDYTCGIFEEDGTLIATGSLFANSLRCFAICKRYSGSALLNTLVTHLINIQFERGNTHLFVYTKPDTSKFFKDLGFYTITEIPNMVTFMENRKSGFADYLKKLKKESGPSKESAAIVMNANPFTLGHLYLAEKACAENKHVHLFMVSEDSSLIPFAVRKELIMAGTAHLDNLFYHETGPYIISQATFPSYFQKDQENVIISQAKLDINIFVAIAQELGITRRYVGEEPTSFVTNLYNETMQKQLPKNDITYIMTPRKEINGQTISASTVRQLIKNGDIEFVRNFVPKTTFDYLTSPKAKDIINNIQKKNNVIHY